One part of the Synergistaceae bacterium genome encodes these proteins:
- a CDS encoding ABC transporter permease, with the protein MEIIKTALRSLLSNRTRSLLTMLGIIIGVGAVITMVAIGRGAAQQVESALAGFGSNMLIVMPAPPNSTGARGAAGSGQSLTLEDSYALAEQTFSIARTAPEVSTSAQVIYGNSNWNTSVTGSTPDILQVRNWSMASGAMFTEQDVRSGAKVCVIGQTVARELFGYSDPVGITIRIKSVPFRIAGMTTKKGANSWGQDQDDFILVPVTTAQRRLSRAGTRVDTVRRINVQAKDKDSVSSAEKEIISLLRQRHKLTDGVENDFNVRNMTEVQESMASTANVMSMLLGAVASISLLVGGIGIMNIMLVSVSERTREIGIRMAVGARPSNVRVQFLTEAVVLSLLGGAIGISLGVGVSKAVTAFVGWATIISGQSIIVAAGFSAFIGILFGFWPAWKASNLDPIDALRTE; encoded by the coding sequence ATGGAAATAATAAAGACGGCACTGCGTTCCCTTCTCAGCAACCGTACGCGCTCACTTCTGACAATGCTGGGAATAATAATCGGAGTCGGCGCGGTAATCACAATGGTAGCAATAGGACGAGGCGCAGCACAACAGGTAGAAAGCGCGTTAGCCGGGTTCGGGTCAAATATGCTAATCGTAATGCCTGCTCCGCCTAATTCGACAGGCGCGAGAGGGGCGGCGGGTTCCGGGCAGTCATTGACGCTTGAAGATTCGTATGCGCTTGCGGAACAAACATTTTCCATCGCAAGGACAGCCCCGGAGGTCAGCACGTCAGCGCAGGTGATTTACGGAAATTCTAACTGGAACACAAGCGTTACAGGCAGTACGCCGGATATATTGCAGGTGCGTAACTGGTCAATGGCAAGCGGGGCGATGTTCACGGAGCAGGATGTGAGGAGCGGCGCGAAAGTCTGCGTGATTGGCCAGACAGTAGCGAGGGAATTATTCGGATATTCTGACCCTGTAGGCATAACGATACGAATCAAGAGCGTGCCTTTCCGAATCGCAGGGATGACGACAAAGAAGGGCGCAAACTCCTGGGGGCAGGATCAGGATGATTTCATTCTCGTCCCGGTAACGACAGCACAGCGGCGGCTTTCGAGGGCGGGAACGAGAGTCGACACAGTGAGGCGGATAAACGTTCAGGCAAAGGACAAAGACTCGGTGTCATCTGCGGAAAAAGAAATAATATCCCTTCTCCGGCAGAGACACAAACTTACGGACGGAGTCGAGAATGATTTTAACGTCCGCAACATGACCGAGGTACAAGAGAGCATGGCCAGCACCGCAAATGTGATGAGCATGTTACTGGGCGCAGTCGCGTCAATCTCTCTTCTTGTCGGCGGAATAGGCATCATGAACATCATGCTTGTGTCGGTCAGCGAACGTACCCGCGAGATAGGCATACGCATGGCCGTGGGCGCGAGGCCGTCAAATGTGCGCGTCCAATTTCTGACGGAAGCAGTAGTGTTATCACTTCTCGGAGGGGCTATAGGGATTTCGCTGGGCGTGGGAGTGTCGAAAGCTGTAACGGCGTTTGTCGGCTGGGCTACGATAATTTCCGGGCAGTCGATAATAGTCGCGGCGGGGTTCTCTGCGTTTATCGGGATATT